In the Klebsiella aerogenes KCTC 2190 genome, one interval contains:
- the pgpA gene encoding phosphatidylglycerophosphatase A — protein sequence MILARSRDEAKSRLNMRNPWHLLATGFGSGLSPVVPGTMGSLAAIPFWYLMTSLPWQLYSLVVMMSICIGVYLCHRTAKDMGTHDHGSIVWDEFVGMWITLMALPTMDWQWVAAGFVIFRIFDMWKPWPIRWFDRNIHGGMGIMVDDIVAGVISAGVLYLIGHHWPIGLL from the coding sequence ATCATTTTGGCACGCAGTAGAGACGAGGCGAAAAGCCGCCTCAATATGCGCAATCCCTGGCATCTGCTGGCGACCGGGTTCGGCAGTGGGCTGAGCCCGGTGGTGCCGGGAACGATGGGGTCTCTGGCGGCGATTCCGTTCTGGTATCTGATGACTTCTCTCCCCTGGCAGCTCTATTCGCTGGTGGTGATGATGAGCATCTGTATCGGCGTCTATCTTTGTCACCGTACGGCTAAAGATATGGGCACTCATGACCACGGCAGCATCGTTTGGGATGAGTTTGTCGGGATGTGGATCACTTTGATGGCGTTACCGACGATGGACTGGCAGTGGGTGGCCGCCGGTTTCGTTATTTTCCGCATTTTTGATATGTGGAAGCCGTGGCCAATTCGTTGGTTCGACCGCAACATCCATGGTGGAATGGGGATCATGGTCGACGATATCGTCGCCGGGGTGATCTCCGCCGGCGTACTGTATCTGATTGGCCACCACTGGCCGATAGGTCTGCTCTAA